A portion of the Segatella copri DSM 18205 genome contains these proteins:
- the trmD gene encoding tRNA (guanosine(37)-N1)-methyltransferase TrmD codes for MRIDIITVLPEMLEGFFNESILARAQKKGLAEIHLHNLRDYTLDKWKRVDDYPYGGSAGMVMQCEPIDRCIAALKAEREYDDVIYVSPDGETFNQKIANEMSMQGNLIILCGHYKGIDQRVRDHLITREISVGDYVLTGGELAAAIISDAVIRLVPGVISDEQSALSDCFQDDILAAPIYTRPADYKGWKVPEILLSGNEAKIRQWEFDQAMERTKRLRPDLLK; via the coding sequence ATGAGAATAGACATTATTACAGTATTACCAGAGATGCTGGAGGGATTCTTCAATGAGTCCATTCTGGCACGTGCGCAGAAGAAGGGTCTAGCGGAGATTCATCTGCACAACCTGCGTGACTACACATTAGATAAATGGAAGCGTGTGGACGACTATCCATACGGCGGAAGTGCCGGCATGGTGATGCAATGTGAACCAATAGACCGCTGCATTGCTGCACTGAAGGCAGAGCGCGAGTATGATGACGTGATTTATGTTTCGCCAGATGGTGAAACTTTCAACCAGAAGATAGCCAACGAAATGTCGATGCAGGGTAATCTCATCATCCTCTGCGGTCACTACAAGGGTATTGACCAGCGTGTGCGCGACCATCTCATTACCCGAGAAATCAGTGTAGGTGATTATGTGCTGACGGGTGGCGAACTTGCTGCAGCCATCATCTCAGATGCCGTCATCCGACTGGTTCCGGGCGTTATCAGCGACGAACAGAGCGCACTTTCCGACTGTTTCCAGGACGACATTCTTGCCGCCCCTATCTACACCCGTCCTGCCGACTACAAGGGATGGAAGGTTCCGGAGATTCTGCTCAGTGGCAACGAAGCCAAGATTCGCCAGTGGGAATTCGACCAGGCTATGGAAAGAACCAAGCGCCTGCGCCCTGACCTGCTGAAATAA